The following coding sequences are from one Rutidosis leptorrhynchoides isolate AG116_Rl617_1_P2 chromosome 11, CSIRO_AGI_Rlap_v1, whole genome shotgun sequence window:
- the LOC139874426 gene encoding protein FAR1-RELATED SEQUENCE 5-like: MGKSDTVEQFESKWEDLKEKYQIGDDTWLGNMYKLRHFWIKVYLKDTFFAGMTTCGRCESMHSFFVNSKTMLNDFVLQYDKAVALRRGAEEDQNFRTLNSKPTLHSDHPIEAMAAKCYTRNMYDVFRKQWKASLDCGHQKMMKGSDFVTYKVGFLGGNKENWKIVE, from the coding sequence ATGGGTAAAAGCGATACTGTTGAACAATTTGAATCAAAATGGGAAGATTTGAAAGAGAAGTATCAAATAGGTGATGACACTTGGTTGGGAAACATGTATAAGTTGCGTCATTTTTGGATAAAAGTATATTTGAAGGATACATTTTTTGCTGGCATGACAACGTGTGGAAGATGTGAAAGCATGCATTCATTTTTTGTAAACTCTAAGACCATGTTAAATGATTTTGTGTTACAATATGACAAAGCGGTAGCTTTGAGGAGAGGTGCCGAAGAAGATCAAAATTTTAGAACTTTAAACTCTAAACCTACATTACATAGTGACCATCCGATTGAAGCAATGGCAGCAAAATGTTATACTCGGAATATGTATGATGTCTTTAGGAAACAGTGGAAGGCTAGCCTTGATTGTGGTCACCAAAAGATGATGAAAGGTTCTGATTTCGTGACATATAAAGTTGGATTTTTGGGAGGGAATAAAGAAAATTGGAAAATTGTTGAGTAA